The following proteins are co-located in the Candidatus Paracaedibacter acanthamoebae genome:
- a CDS encoding lysophospholipid acyltransferase family protein, whose product MSKVLKKLTKSSFFQDFLSWIISLYLKLVFYTSRWTWIGLEQADPYFNKGPLIVCFWHGRMALIPFMNHWPHKRIVALISGHGDGMMVARTFKRLKIDYTNGSTNRGGARAFLKLVDVLKNNDIVGIIPDGPRGPAKQLAVGIIHLSRHSQAPIMPMAFATSRFITFNSWDKFQLPLPFSKGIFIFGDPIQALDTTQPDDIEAWRLKVQTAVSTLQEQADSLLKN is encoded by the coding sequence ATGAGCAAGGTTCTTAAGAAACTGACGAAGAGTAGCTTTTTCCAGGACTTTCTGTCATGGATAATTAGCCTTTATTTAAAACTGGTATTCTATACCTCTCGCTGGACCTGGATAGGCTTAGAACAAGCCGATCCTTATTTCAACAAGGGGCCGTTGATTGTGTGTTTTTGGCACGGACGCATGGCGCTGATTCCCTTCATGAATCATTGGCCTCATAAGCGCATTGTGGCTCTGATTTCCGGTCACGGCGATGGGATGATGGTGGCCCGTACTTTTAAACGTCTGAAAATTGATTATACGAATGGATCCACCAACCGAGGTGGTGCTCGCGCTTTTCTTAAACTCGTCGATGTCTTAAAGAATAATGATATTGTCGGTATTATCCCCGATGGCCCGCGCGGCCCCGCTAAGCAACTTGCCGTTGGAATTATTCATTTATCCCGTCACAGCCAAGCGCCCATTATGCCCATGGCTTTTGCCACCTCGCGCTTTATTACCTTTAATAGTTGGGATAAATTTCAGCTCCCCCTCCCTTTTTCGAAAGGAATCTTTATATTCGGGGATCCAATTCAGGCCCTTGATACAACCCAACCCGATGATATTGAAGCATGGAGATTGAAAGTCCAAACGGCAGTCTCCACCCTTCAAGAACAAGCCGATAGCCTATTAAAAAATTAA
- the nusB gene encoding transcription antitermination factor NusB codes for MTNAKTITLKGRSAARLAAVQAMYQIDIEPTDPRIVIGQFISLRFKKPEQYHMKNPDISLFETLVIETLANKNQYDDFITQVLSRDWTLDRLESVLKSILRCGVCELDQQRETPKAVIINEYVNLTKTFYDGQEPGFINASLDKLAQMLER; via the coding sequence ATGACAAACGCCAAAACCATCACTTTGAAAGGGCGCTCAGCTGCTCGTCTTGCTGCCGTTCAAGCCATGTATCAAATCGATATAGAACCAACTGACCCCCGGATTGTCATCGGTCAATTCATTAGTTTGCGATTCAAAAAGCCTGAACAATATCATATGAAAAATCCTGACATATCCTTGTTTGAAACTCTTGTTATAGAAACATTGGCCAACAAAAATCAATACGATGATTTTATCACTCAAGTTTTATCGAGAGATTGGACTCTCGACCGGCTAGAATCAGTATTGAAGTCCATATTACGGTGCGGTGTTTGTGAATTAGATCAACAGCGGGAAACACCAAAAGCTGTGATTATTAATGAATATGTCAACTTAACCAAGACTTTTTATGATGGCCAAGAACCCGGTTTTATTAACGCTTCTTTGGATAAGCTAGCGCAGATGTTAGAGCGGTGA
- a CDS encoding NifU family protein, whose product MFIQTEETPNPDSLKFIPGRMVLESGTASFNQSDDCGNSPFAKRLLSIDGITSVFFGNDFITISKKTDHDWYILKPSIIGIIMEQFVAGLPIIIDNSEVSQSTSVDEDPIVQQIKELIDTRVRPAVAQDGGDILFHSFENGVVYLKMQGACSGCPSSTATLKSGIENMLRYYVPEVEEVRAVE is encoded by the coding sequence ATGTTTATACAAACTGAAGAAACGCCCAATCCTGATAGCCTAAAGTTTATCCCCGGCCGTATGGTCTTGGAATCAGGAACCGCCTCATTTAACCAGAGTGATGACTGTGGGAACTCACCCTTTGCTAAACGGTTGTTGAGCATTGACGGCATTACAAGCGTTTTTTTTGGTAATGATTTTATCACCATTAGCAAGAAGACTGATCACGATTGGTACATTTTAAAACCATCAATTATCGGCATTATCATGGAGCAATTTGTTGCAGGACTGCCCATAATTATTGACAATTCAGAAGTTAGTCAATCGACGTCAGTGGACGAAGACCCTATCGTGCAGCAAATAAAAGAGTTGATTGACACGCGTGTTAGGCCAGCTGTTGCGCAAGATGGGGGTGACATCTTGTTCCATTCTTTTGAGAATGGTGTAGTGTATCTAAAGATGCAGGGAGCCTGCTCAGGGTGCCCGAGTTCAACGGCAACGTTAAAGTCGGGAATTGAAAACATGCTCCGTTATTACGTCCCCGAAGTTGAGGAAGTAAGAGCGGTAGAGTGA